TCAAATTTAATGATTCTATGCGGTTCGTTATATTTGGTCGGTTATTTTCTACAAACCGCAAGGTAGGGGCGCACAGCTGTGCGCCTCTACATAAGAACCGTTATTTCCCAGCCTTAGCATCCCACTCTTTCGCAGCATCCGCGATCGCCACATCGACTGTTTTTTCTCCCAGCATGGCGGCTTGGAGGTTTTCGTAAATGGCGCGTTTGAGGACGTTGATATTTTCCATTGCGGGAATTAGCACTTCTGCTTGTTTTAACTGGCTAGCACTCACCACCCGCGCCCGATCCATTTCAGATTTATCGCCTGTAGGCACGGATTTGAAATAGCTATCAGCTAAGGCGGGAATTGTTGAAGGAAGGACGTTGGCGGCTTTGGCAAAGGCGAGTTGATTATCGCTGTTGGTCACAAATAAAGCAAATTTTATCGCTGCGTCGGGGCGATCGCTATCTTTGGGAATCACGAGATTCATGACGGCGACATTCTTTTTACCTGTGGTTCCGGTAATTTCTGGTGCAACAGCAGAAACTTTCGCGATTTCTGGGGCGTTAGTCGAAATTGTTTTGAGAAATTCTGCTCCCGTCCCCAATAAAGCTGTTTCTCCTGCTTGATACATCTCAATGCCGTGGCGATGTCCTTGAGTTAAGGATTCTTGGGGTAAGAGTTCCTGTTTATACAAATCTACCCAGTACTGAAAAGCAGCTTTGCCTGCGGCTGTATTAAATGCTGCTTTACCTTTGTCATCTACCAACGTTACCCCCATTTGAACGAAAGATTGCAGCACTTCCGATGAGTCTTCTGGGACAAACGTGGCAAAAAAGGCATACTTACCAGTTTTTTCTTTAACTTGCTTAGCAACCTGCGCCAATTCTGCATAAGTTGCTGGCGGCTTGGCGACACCTGCTTGTTTGAGTAAATCGCTGTTACAAATCGTCACTCGCGTGGTGAGATACCAGGGAATGCCGAAACTTTTGCCGTCGAGCGTACTTGCTTGCCAAATGTTAGGTAAATAAGTGGAACGTACTTCGGGTGAAATTTTATTATCCAATGTCAACCAAGCGTTGCGACCAGCTAACACGGAGGCAAAATCTGGATTTAAGTTAACGACATCTGGAGCTGTTTTCGCTGCAACTGAAGTTAAGATTTTGCTTTCCATTGCCGACCAAGGTACGTCTACCCAGTTGACTTTCATCCCAGGATTTTCTTTTTCAAAAGTTTGAATCTTCTGGTTGAAAAAATCGGTGAATTCCGGTTGCAACTGCATCGTCCAAAACTCAATTTCTTGGCTGTTAGAGTTAGATTGAGATGTTTGAGTAGCGACGTTCCCACTACCGCAACTGACTACCCAACTCAAAACAAAACCTAATAAGGTAAGAATTATTAACTTCGATGGTTGTAACCTATTTACAAGTCTTTTGGTCATTGACATTTTTAAGATCGTATGTATTCATTGAACAAGCTTGGTGATTCTAGGTTAAATTGAGTAGCTGTAATGAGTATCAAGTCTTTCAGCTAGACTAATTCTTTACTTCATAGACAAGTAGTAAAACAGTGATTGACCGTCTCAAAAGTTTACTGACAAAGCGTGGATGTGGAGTTGGCATTGAACTAGCTCCTGAACGAATTAATATAGCTCAACTGAAAAAGCAGCGACAGGGTTACAAACTGACAGCTTTTTCCTCCACCCCGGTTCCAGAAGGGCTGTTTCAAGATGGTCAAATTGCTGACCCTCCAGCCCTGGCAGAATTAATTCAAAAGGCACTAACTGAAACTAAAATCAAAGCCCAATGGGTAGCGACAGCCGTGCCTGGGCGAGAGTCGATCGTGCGGCTAATTCCCTTGCCAGCAGAGCTAAATGACCAAGAACTGAGGGAAATGGTACTGAATCACGAAGCTGGTTTGTACTTACCCTACCCGCGCGAAGAAGCTGATGTTGACTATCAAAAGCTAGGCTACTTCGTCGATGAAGATGGAATTGAGAAGGTACAGGTGCTGCTGGTGGCGACTCGCAAGCAAGTGACAGACACCTATATGGATACCTTCCAACATGCAGGGTTAAAAGTTAATGTCATAGAAATTAACAGTTTTGCCTTAATTCGCACGATTCGGGAGCAATTACGGACATATAGCACGAACGAAGGCGTAGCGCTCGTCGATGTCCAATTTGATAATACAGAAATTGCCATTATTGTTGATGGAGTGCCGCAATTTTCCCGTACTATTCCCATTGGGACGTATCAAATGCAGAGCGCGCTCCTGCGATCGATGAATTTACCTGCATCTAGGGACACTCAAATGTTGGAGTCATTCAATCTGCCACTGACTAGTGGGGATGATGATGACGAACCAGAAGATATGCCAGATGTAGATTCTGGCACTTTGGCAGTGATGCGAGTTTTAGCTGAATTAGCAGACGAATTGCGTCGCTCGATTGATTTTTACCTTAGTCAAAGTGAAAATTTGGAAATGGTACAGGTTCTTTTGTGCGGACCTGGCGGTGGTTTGGGCAACTTGAGTGAATTTTTCCAACAAAAGTTAAACATTCCCACAGCGCCAATCGATCCGGTAGCAGCACTGTCTTTAGATGTAGACGAGGAGAAAATTACTCCAATGCAAAGACCGGGATTGGGAACGGCGATCGGTTTAGGACTCAGAGGTGCATGGGGCAATGTATAGTTTAGACGTAAATTTTCTAAAAGACCGCGCCCCCCAGAAGTCAGGGTTTGCGACTGGTGGAAGCAAAACGCGGATGTCAGCGGTCGGTCAAACACCTCTATTTGTTGGAGCGGCTGTAGCGGCTGTGATTCCAGTGGTGGTTGGCGCTTGGTGGTTATTGTTACAAACGCAAAACACCCAGATGGAAAACAAACTAGCTGCGTTAGACGCAGAGTTAAACCGCTTGGGCTTGCAAGAAGAAGAATTGAAAAAAATTCAGGCTGAAACTAGCACATTGCAAACGGATACGAAAGCATTAGCTACTGTTTTCAACCAAATTCGCCCTTGGTCGGCAATGTTACAAGACTTGCGCGATCGCATTCCTAGAGCGGTACAAATTGAATCGATCAAGCAAATTCCGGCGATCGCCTCCTCTGGCGCACCACAACCACCTGCGGCAGCGGGTAATGCGGCTCCACCACCAGCCGCGAACCCAGCTGGTGGGATTGAAATTACTGGCAAGGCGCGATCGTTTAGCGATGTTAACGATTTCCTACTAACTCTGAAACAGTCAGCGTTCTTCCAAGCAACTGACACGCGAATTATTTCAGCAGAACTAGCCGAGGCTGCGGCATCAAATGAAAAATCAGCCGTAAAACCACCGTCACTTGTGAGATATACAATTCAATCTAACTTAAGTAATGTCCCAGCCGCCGATTTGCTCCAAGAGTTAGAGCGTAAAGGGACGTTAGGACTGGTGACTCGGATTCGCACCCTGCAACAAAAAGGAGTCATTCAACCATGACGATTAGTGAAGAATTTATTTCTGTAGAAGAAGATCTTGAGGCTGCACCGTCCTATCCTACTGTTTTTGGCGTGACTCTAACTCCAACGATTAGCGGAGCGCTGCTAGCAGTTGTTGGTCTTGGTTTAGGGGGTTATTTGTTTACTTCGTTCGTCACGCCAGCAATGCAAAAGCATGACGAGCTAACAGCAAAACAAAATGAAAAGCAAAACTTGGTGCAGCAAAAATCCGCTAGCATGGCGCAGAAGCAGCAAGTAGAAACAGAATTAGCGAAGGCGAAACAGCAAAAAGCAGATGTTTTAACTTTATTTGCTAGCGAAAGTACGCTCGATACTTTACTCATCGACCTGAATCGACTCGTACAGTCGGTTAATGGCAAGCAAAACGCTACTGCTAAATTGAAAAAATTTACGCCCGCCAATCAATCAGCTGAAACGATTTCAGATGGTTCGCTTGGTGCTGATGTCAATGGCAAACTCAAACGTCGAATAGTTGATATTAATATCTCTGGAACATTTGACCAAACTCAAGCGATTCTCCGAAGTATTGAACGATTGCAACCATTATTAATTGTGAGAGACTATCAATCAACAATGGTAGCTGCTACCGATAAGGATGGAAAACGTGCTGGCGGTGCGCCAAATATCGATACTTCCTTTAAATTACAGGCACTGATTCCCGTATCTCCAGAGGAAGCAGCAGCAGCGGCAGCAGCAGCGGCGAAGAAAGCAGAAGAGAAAAAGTGAATTCGGAATTCGGAAATTCGGAATTAAAGATCGGTCAGTTTGTAGGGGCGGGTTTATCAAAAATCGCTGGATTTAACTAAAGAAATCGATAATCCAGCCCTTATAGATATTGTAGTTAAGTTATCAAAGTTCATAGATTTTATAATTTTGAATTTTCGATAGGGGCTGATTTTCCAGTGAAATCTCGGGAGAAATTCGAGAACGCTACTAAATCTGCCCCATATTTGGAATTGGATATAAGATATGGGATTGCGATCGCAACCTAATTATCTAATTTTGTAGATATCATTATGTAACAAAATTACCGTACATTTACTGAGATTAGAGATAATACCAAGATGAAGACAAGGAATTATAAGTGAAAATTCGCTTGGGAAAAATGCCGAAATAAAGTTAGCTTGCTTGTGGAGTTTTTCAGGTGAAATTATCCCATTAATTCAGCCAACAGTTATCAAGCGCATGATGAAGAATCGATCTTACAAAAGCGCTTTCCAGTTCTGAAAAAATAGTTCTTTCATCCAAGGAATGAAATTGATAACTGATAACTGATAACTGATAACTGTTATAACTCATTCTATTTCTGTAAATTGTCAGGCGAATTTGCATTTACTAGCTTTCAAATTTAGGGCGATCGCCTGCAATGCGCGTAGAATACCTAAACTTTACTCAAAGTAGAAACAGAACTGTGAAACAGCTTCAAGGTAGTAACATACTATTTATCGGGGTAGCAGTCGCACTCGTTGCAGCGCCGCCAGTATGGGCAAAACCTGCAAAGGTAACAGCAGTCAAGCTAGATCCTACAAATAACGGCTTAAATGTGGTTTTGGAGACTTCCACAGCGGCTCGCCCCCAAGTCTTAACCAGCCAGCAGGGTAATACTCTAGTTGCAGATATTAGTAACGCTCAGTTGAACTTACCCGCAGGAAAAGATTTTCGTCAAGCCAAGCCAGCACCAGGTATTGATTCAGTAATTGTGACGCGACTCGACTCTAGTAGCATCCGGCTGATGGTCACTGGTACTACCAATGCTCCCAGCGGTCAAATGCAACGTAATGGTCAAAGTGTAACGTTTAGCGTTAGCTCTACGCCAGAAAGGATTGCCCAAGCAAAACCCGCTCCAACAACTGGTACGACATTGAAACCAGGGCAATCGGTAACAGTTCAAAAACCCCTTTTTCCCAATCCAGAAATTACAGTTGACGGAAAGCCAGTACCACCCTCAGCAATGCGCGGGAATCAAGCCCAACCGCCATTCTTGCCTAGAGCGGTTGCCCCACCAGTGGGAGATATGGCAATTTCCAACACCGATGCTTCTCCGGCTCTGATCGATCTTGGTAGCCAAGAACGAGTCCCGCGCCTAGTCTTACGGGATGCTCCCGTGCGCGAAGTCCTCTCCTTACTCGCCCGTGCTGCTGGTCTCAACTTAGCTTACACGACAGCCACACCTCAAGGACAACAAGGTCAACCAGCTCCGACTGCGCCTGGAGCGGGGGGAGCTGAGGGACCCAAAGTCACTCTCGATATTCAAGACGAATCCGTACAGGATGTTTTCAATCACGTACTGCGGATTACAGGCTTGCAAGCCAATCGGGAAGGACGCACGATTTTTGTCGGTCCCAGACTGCCTAATGAGGCTCGTAATCTAGTCACGCGCAGCTACAGGCTGAATCAGGTCACGGTAGGCGTAGCACTTAACTTTTTGGTCGCAATGGGTGCAGAAAGTGCCGTCAGCCGCGAACGCACGATCACCAGCGTTCAAGCCGTACCTGTAGGTGGCGGACAAGCTCCCGCAACCCAAACCCAAACCAGTACAGAGACGCGGATCGAAACCCAACGGATCGATTTTCAAGACTCTACACCCCTACTACGGGGATTAGAAGTCGTCGGTGACGAGCGGACGAACTCCGTTACACTGATTGGTTCTCCCAAGCAAGTTCAGGTGGCTAGCGCTCAACTAATCCAACTCGACTCTCGCCGTCGTCAGGTTGCAATTAACGTCAAGATTGCTGATATTAACCTCTTAGCAACTGAAGACATTAATACTAGCTTTTCGTTTGGGCTGGGTGACACTTTCTTTCAAAACAGTCGCGGTATTGGTGGAATCATCAACTTTGGTGTGAGAAACCCCGCGTCTGGGAGTGTCTTCAATGGCGCTCCTCCAGGGTTCGCCAGACAATTTCTCTCTCGTTTGCAAGCTCAAATTACAAGTGGCAATGCTAAGGTTTTGACCGATCCTACCCTGATCGTTCAAGAGGGACAGCAAGCTGCTGTCAACCTAACCCAAGAAGTGGTGGGTAACGTCACCAGAACCATTAGTCAGGGTACGGGTGGTCTCGGTCAAGATACCACGACAATTCAAAAAGAGCGAGTTGGTTTGACCGTTGGAATTAAGATCGAACGAATAGATGACAATGGTTTTGTTGCCCTATCTGTAGCTCCTACAGTCAGAGCAGTACAAGATCAGTATGCAGATCCAACTGGTAATTTGATTGCTTTAATTAACGAGCGATCGCTGACTTCTGGACTAATTCGCCTGCGAGATAATCAAACTTTAATCTTGTCAGGTATCATTCAAGAGTCAGACCGAACCAGCGTCGATAAGGTTCCCATTCTAGGAGATATTCCGATTCTTGGCGCACTGTTTAGAAGTACTAATAAGACGAACCAACGTCAAGAAGTCATCGTGTTGTTGACTCCTCAAATTATCGACGATTCAGAGCGATCGTCATCTATGGGATATAACTATAATCCCAGTCCCGATGCGCGTCAAATGCTAGAACGCAGCCAAAATCGCAAAGTTCAAGCACCTAATAGTAGTCGATAGATCGCTAAAGATTTACCATTGATTTCAAACTTCGGCACGAAAGATCCCCCCAACCCCCCTTAAAAAGGGGGGCAATAGATCGAAAAGGGTGCAATGGAATCAGTGCTAGTGTTGCGATCGCTGAAAGTTATGCTAAGTTAAATTTCTTGTAGGATGCGAAATTTCGCATCTTTTTTATTATCTTCTACGAAGGGTTATTCACAAAATGAAACCCAAAACACATACTTATACTGTCAAAGTTGAATGGACTGGAAATCTAGGACAAGGAACGAGTCATTACAAAACATATACACGCAATCACGAGATTTCTGTAGCTGGAAAGCCAACAATTTTAGCCTCATCAGACCCAGCTTTTCGCGGTGACTCTACCCGATATAATCCAGAAGAATTACTAGTAGCATCACTCTCTACCTGTCATATGCTTTGGTATTTGCATTTATGTGCCGAAGCTGGGATTGTTGTTATTAGTTATATTGATAACCCTACTGGCACGATGATGGAAACCGATAATGGTAGCGGACGCTTTACAGAAGTTACGCTGAAACCAAGCATAACTATCAACACAGCCAGCGATCGCGAACTAGCGATTGCCTTACATCATAAAGCACACGACAAGTGTTTTATTGCCAATTCCGTGAATTTTCCAGTACATTGCCAAAGCGCGATCGCTTCTATCTAAAGTCTGACACATACATTTCGGAAGTGGCTCTATAGAAAGATGCCATATCTATTTATATTTGTTCAGCTAGATAATATCTAAATAATTTAGGAAAACACTATGAGAATCTTTTTTTGGACAACTCTGTCCTTTGTAATTGTAGGTGCAATTATGCTACTTCTCCAACCTATTATTGACTTTCACTAGCACATTGTCTTCTTAAAAAACCTTCCCAATCCCTACAAAAATCTAAGGCAACACTTAGCGCCTTTGCTACGCCAGTCACCTCAACGGGGGGAACCCGCGCACGGTGCTGGCTCGCCTTTGCGTGACATTTTCTTTAAAACCATGAATTATCTAGTAGCAGTCTTACCAAACCGCATCCAAGCAGAAGCAGCCTATACAGCACTTGAAAAAGAAGGACTACCCAAAGAGCAAATTAACATCCTCGGTCAAGGCTACAAAAGTGCAGACGAATTTGGTTTCATCAACCCCAACGAACAAGCCCGTAAAGGAGCAAGTAGACTAGTAACATGGCTCGTCCCCTTTGGCTTTGCCGCAGGCTATCTCTTCAACTTACTCACAGGCATTGAAATTATTCCAGCATTAGGCGCGATCGGCAACCATCTCATCGCAGGTGTCTTAGGTGCAGTTTCCGGCGGATTAGGCGCGTATTTCGTTGGTGGCGGTGTAGGGTTAACTGTAGGCAGTGGTGACGCATTACCCTATCGCAACCGCCTGAATGCAGGCAAGTATCTAATTGTCATAGAAGGTACAGAAGAACTCACCCGACAGGCAACGCGAATATTGCGATCGTTTGAACCAGAAAACATTCAGGGATATGCTGGCTAGTAAGTCAAAAGTCAAAAGTTAAAAGTCAAAAATTGTCGGGGCTGGTTCACCAGAAATACTGGTCAGAGTCAAAGACAATTGGTAAACCCGCCCGTACACAAGTCAGAAGTCAGGAGTCAGAATTAACCGGTCACTGATAACTGATAACTGATAACTGAAAATAGCTGTTCCATCTACAATACTGATAAAAGCATACAGATCGAGCAGCTATGCAAGCAGAGTACCGCCAGCGTCGCGAACAGTTGATGGCTAAAATTGGCAACGGCACGGCAATTTTTCGCAGTGCGCCAATGGCAGTCATGCACAACGATGTAGAATACAACTATCGCCAAGATAGCGATTTCTTCTATTTAACAGGGTTTGACGAACCGGAAGCTGTTGCCGTCTTAGCACCCCACCACGCCGAACACCGCTTTATTTTATTTGTCCGTCCCAAAGAAAGAGAAAAAGAAGTTTGGACGGGCTATCGTTGTGGTGTAGAAGGGGCAAAAGAAATCTATGGGGCAGACGAAGCTTATCCGATTACCGAACTCGACGAAAAGCTGCCGCAGTATTTAGAAAAAGCAGATAAAATCTATTATCGTCTGGGACGCGATCGCAATTTTAACGAAAAAGTCCTGCACCACTGGCAGCGCCTCATGGCAACTTATCCCAAACGCGGTACGGGACCAATCGCTATTGAAGATGCTGGCGTAATTTTACACAGCATGAGACTAGTAAAAAGTCAAGCAGAATTAGAATTGATGCGGCAAGCTGCTGCTATTTCTGTTGAGGCACATAACTACGCCCAAGAAATCGCCAGCCCAGGACGTTATGAGTATGAAATTCAAGCGGAAATGGAACGAATCTTTCGCTTGCGGGGTGGGACGGGTGTAGCCTATCCTTCAATTGTGGCTTCGGGAGAAAACGCTTGCATTCTGCACTACATCGAAAATACGCGCCAGATGCAAGATGGCGACTTACTGTTAATTGATGCAGCCTGCGCCTACGGTTATTACAACTCCGATATTACCCGTACCTTCCCCGTAAATGGCAAGTTTACAGGCGAACAGAAAGCGTTGTACGACATTGTACTAGAAGCGCAAAAACAAGCGATCGCCCAAGTTCAACCAGGCAACCCCTACAGCGCTTTTCACGATACCGCCGTCCGCGTCCTCACCGAAGGATTAGTCGAACTTGGCATTCTGCAAGGACAAATTGACGACTTAATTAAAGAAGAAAAATACAAACCTTTCTACATGCACCGTACCGGACATTGGTTAGGATTAGATGTTCACGATGTCGGTGTTTATCAACATGGTGACTCCCCCCAAATTTTACAACCAGGACAAGTACTGACAGTAGAACCAGGACTTTACATCGTACCGCAGACTCAACCCGCCGAAGGACAACCCGCGATCGATCCGCGTTGGGAAGGAATCGGCATTCGGATTGAAGATGATGTCCTCGTCACCGAAACCGGACACGAAATCTTAACCGCAGGAGTCCCGAAATAATCAGTTATCAGTTATCAGTTATCAGTTATCAGTGGTAATTGGTATTTTCACTACTCCCGGTACGGGCGGGTTTATCTACACAATTCTCGATTGTTTCAAGGATATCCTGTCAAAACCCGCCCCTACGACTCCCGACTCCCGTACGGGCGGGTTTAATCGCGGAGTTATTTGTTTTTTACAGGGATCTTTCAAAAACCCGCCCCTACGACTCCCGACTCCCGGTACGGGCGGGTTTATCTGCACAATTCTCGATTGTTTCAAGGATATCCTGTCAAAACCCGCCCCTACGACTCCCACTCTCCCACTCCCATTTCCCCACATATGCCCCAAAAAATCGTTGAAATCCTCTCAGCCGATGAACTCCGGCGAACAGTTACCCGCCTTGCTTCTCAAATTGTGGAAAGATGTCGCGACCTTTCCCAGTTGGTCATTTTAGGCATTCACACTAAAGGGGTTCCCTTGGCGCAAATCTTAGCTAGTCAAATTGAAATGCTAGAAGGTGTTTCTGTCCATGTGGGGGCGTTAGATATTACTTTCTATCGGGATGATTTAGACAAAATTGGTGTGCGAACACCAGCTAAGAGTGACATTCCTCTGGATCTAACTGGCAAAATCGTTTTATTAGTAGATGATGTCATTTACAAAGGGCGGACGATTCGCGCCGCCCTCAATGCTGTGAACGAGTATGGTAGACCAGAATCGATTTGGTTAGCGGTACTTGTAGATCGGGGTCATCGCGAATTGCCAATTCATCCAGATTTTATCGGCAAACAGCTACCCACGGCAAAAGACGAACAAGTCAAGGTCTATTTGCAAGATTTGGATGGCAGAGATGCGGTAGAGTTAATTGGAAATTAGACGAATACCATCACCAACGGCTGGAAGTGACTTCAGTCTGGACGCGACAGCGAACGAGATATTCAAAATGATATAGGTAAGCGGCGATCGCAGTCCGCCCGATAACTGGTGCTGAAAATAAATGTTTTGGATCGTCCCAAGCAAACAACATTAATAAGTATTTAATTACAGAATTTTCCGAAGAATCGTAGGGACATATTGCAATAATAATTGCTATAGCCAAGATTGTAGATACTGCGATCGCTAACCAAGCAAATAGCCCTTCCCAGCAACTCATTATCCCAGGAAAAAAGCTATCACTTTCCTCGGTTGGAGCAGATTGAGTATCGGGAAAAAAGTGGTCTAATATGAGGTGGAGCCAATGATGGATGAAGGCAATAATTAGAATTGGCGCAAGCAGAGATAAAACGGATAAACACCAACTCATCTTAGTAGATAAATGTTCGCTAATAAATCGAATCAAGGGAATGCTAGTTTGTTTAATAATTAGCGTGACAACTCCCATTAACAGTGTTAGTAGAATGGCACTCATCCAAGCACCTGTAGCGGGAAACCAAGTAAGAGAGTTCTTTTTCATAAATAGAAAACCATAGACACGCAAACGGTAATTATTTAGATAATCCGTGCGATCGCGCTGAATTTGCTTCAGTGAGAATACCAGATATTGAAATCTGTATTTCCACTGTTGGAAATACATCTTTATGAAGCATATGTTTTTATAGTAATCAGTTATCAGTTATCAGTTATCACGCACTCTTTCGATCTCAACAACTAACAATCAACAACCAATTACCCAAAAATAGATGAAAAAAATATTATTTTACAGCTTTATTTGCTGTCTAGTTACTGCTTCGGGATTGGCAGTCAATGCAGAAACACCATCCCTAGTTAAGCAACAAGCAAAAACTCAAATTGCAACTGCTACGACAAAGCCTCAAGTAGAACTATTAGAAGCTGGAGATGAACCACGGCAAGAACTACGCTTTCGTCCCCAGGTAAATGCAAAACAGACAGCTACTATGACCTTACAAATGGATACAGATATATCTATGGCAGGTCAAACAATGCCGAAAGTTGATTTACCACCAATAACAGTTGCTATGGATGCAGTAGTAACAAAAGTCGATCCTAACGGTAACATTCACTTCAAATGGTCTTATTCTAATGTAGATGTCATGAACTCTACCAGCTTGCCACCACAGGTACTGGAAGCGATGCGATCGCAAATGAAAAAGATGGTTGGTACGAGTGGATCTTTCATCATCGATAATCGCGGACAAATTCAAACAGCTAAATTTGCGTCGTCTCAGAAGTCAGATGCAAATTTCAAACAATTCTCAGAGCAGATGTCAACTTCTTTCGACCAAATGTCTTCACCTTTGCCTCAAGAAGCAATTGGTATTGGGGCTAAATGGCGTGTCACAACTAAACCTTCTCTTTTGGGAATGAGTGTGAAGCAAACAATAACATATGAATTGGTGAATCTAAAAGATAATATAGCAACTTTAAATATATGGTTTGAGCAGCACGCTAACCCACAAAAATTAACTCTACCAGAAATACCAAGCGGAGCTACTGTAACTCTAAAATCATTTGAATCTAAAGGTGATGGGAGGTTGATGATGCAGCTCGATCGCCCTTTTCCGCTTCGTGCTAATCTGATTGCAAACTCTGAAAATGAGATGAGTATTCAGCAGACTGGTAAAGCAGGTGAAGCGACTAGAAACAGCAAATTTCACATGAAACTTAATCTTCTATCGAAGTAATACTATCTGATAATAAAGGCACTAAATTTAGCATCAGGTAACTGCAAGTCGCGTCTACACAGACAAAACTCACCTGCGAGGGTTAAGAAGTTTGACTTTCCATGAGTCCGCGCAGGCGGACTTGGTTTGTATAGTCGCGAATTCTATTCGCTTAAGCTAATCCTTAGCTGTGATAAAGGGCGACCCGTACCACCTCGACGCACTAAAATTAATTCGGCGCAGATACTTACAGCAATTTCTTCTGGTGTCAGCGCTCCAATATCTAAACCGATTGGTGCATAGAGCGATCGCAATTTATTTGCAGGAATACCCTCTGTTTCTAGCGCTTGAATCACCTGACGTACCCGCTTTTCACTCCCAATCGTACCGATATA
This genomic stretch from Scytonema millei VB511283 harbors:
- a CDS encoding ABC transporter substrate-binding protein, which translates into the protein MTKRLVNRLQPSKLIILTLLGFVLSWVVSCGSGNVATQTSQSNSNSQEIEFWTMQLQPEFTDFFNQKIQTFEKENPGMKVNWVDVPWSAMESKILTSVAAKTAPDVVNLNPDFASVLAGRNAWLTLDNKISPEVRSTYLPNIWQASTLDGKSFGIPWYLTTRVTICNSDLLKQAGVAKPPATYAELAQVAKQVKEKTGKYAFFATFVPEDSSEVLQSFVQMGVTLVDDKGKAAFNTAAGKAAFQYWVDLYKQELLPQESLTQGHRHGIEMYQAGETALLGTGAEFLKTISTNAPEIAKVSAVAPEITGTTGKKNVAVMNLVIPKDSDRPDAAIKFALFVTNSDNQLAFAKAANVLPSTIPALADSYFKSVPTGDKSEMDRARVVSASQLKQAEVLIPAMENINVLKRAIYENLQAAMLGEKTVDVAIADAAKEWDAKAGK
- the pilM gene encoding type IV pilus assembly protein PilM, with the protein product MIDRLKSLLTKRGCGVGIELAPERINIAQLKKQRQGYKLTAFSSTPVPEGLFQDGQIADPPALAELIQKALTETKIKAQWVATAVPGRESIVRLIPLPAELNDQELREMVLNHEAGLYLPYPREEADVDYQKLGYFVDEDGIEKVQVLLVATRKQVTDTYMDTFQHAGLKVNVIEINSFALIRTIREQLRTYSTNEGVALVDVQFDNTEIAIIVDGVPQFSRTIPIGTYQMQSALLRSMNLPASRDTQMLESFNLPLTSGDDDDEPEDMPDVDSGTLAVMRVLAELADELRRSIDFYLSQSENLEMVQVLLCGPGGGLGNLSEFFQQKLNIPTAPIDPVAALSLDVDEEKITPMQRPGLGTAIGLGLRGAWGNV
- a CDS encoding PilN domain-containing protein, which produces MYSLDVNFLKDRAPQKSGFATGGSKTRMSAVGQTPLFVGAAVAAVIPVVVGAWWLLLQTQNTQMENKLAALDAELNRLGLQEEELKKIQAETSTLQTDTKALATVFNQIRPWSAMLQDLRDRIPRAVQIESIKQIPAIASSGAPQPPAAAGNAAPPPAANPAGGIEITGKARSFSDVNDFLLTLKQSAFFQATDTRIISAELAEAAASNEKSAVKPPSLVRYTIQSNLSNVPAADLLQELERKGTLGLVTRIRTLQQKGVIQP
- a CDS encoding pilus assembly protein PilO; this translates as MTISEEFISVEEDLEAAPSYPTVFGVTLTPTISGALLAVVGLGLGGYLFTSFVTPAMQKHDELTAKQNEKQNLVQQKSASMAQKQQVETELAKAKQQKADVLTLFASESTLDTLLIDLNRLVQSVNGKQNATAKLKKFTPANQSAETISDGSLGADVNGKLKRRIVDINISGTFDQTQAILRSIERLQPLLIVRDYQSTMVAATDKDGKRAGGAPNIDTSFKLQALIPVSPEEAAAAAAAAAKKAEEKK
- a CDS encoding AMIN domain-containing protein, with the translated sequence MKQLQGSNILFIGVAVALVAAPPVWAKPAKVTAVKLDPTNNGLNVVLETSTAARPQVLTSQQGNTLVADISNAQLNLPAGKDFRQAKPAPGIDSVIVTRLDSSSIRLMVTGTTNAPSGQMQRNGQSVTFSVSSTPERIAQAKPAPTTGTTLKPGQSVTVQKPLFPNPEITVDGKPVPPSAMRGNQAQPPFLPRAVAPPVGDMAISNTDASPALIDLGSQERVPRLVLRDAPVREVLSLLARAAGLNLAYTTATPQGQQGQPAPTAPGAGGAEGPKVTLDIQDESVQDVFNHVLRITGLQANREGRTIFVGPRLPNEARNLVTRSYRLNQVTVGVALNFLVAMGAESAVSRERTITSVQAVPVGGGQAPATQTQTSTETRIETQRIDFQDSTPLLRGLEVVGDERTNSVTLIGSPKQVQVASAQLIQLDSRRRQVAINVKIADINLLATEDINTSFSFGLGDTFFQNSRGIGGIINFGVRNPASGSVFNGAPPGFARQFLSRLQAQITSGNAKVLTDPTLIVQEGQQAAVNLTQEVVGNVTRTISQGTGGLGQDTTTIQKERVGLTVGIKIERIDDNGFVALSVAPTVRAVQDQYADPTGNLIALINERSLTSGLIRLRDNQTLILSGIIQESDRTSVDKVPILGDIPILGALFRSTNKTNQRQEVIVLLTPQIIDDSERSSSMGYNYNPSPDARQMLERSQNRKVQAPNSSR
- a CDS encoding OsmC family protein, whose amino-acid sequence is MKPKTHTYTVKVEWTGNLGQGTSHYKTYTRNHEISVAGKPTILASSDPAFRGDSTRYNPEELLVASLSTCHMLWYLHLCAEAGIVVISYIDNPTGTMMETDNGSGRFTEVTLKPSITINTASDRELAIALHHKAHDKCFIANSVNFPVHCQSAIASI
- a CDS encoding aminopeptidase P N-terminal domain-containing protein, with the protein product MQAEYRQRREQLMAKIGNGTAIFRSAPMAVMHNDVEYNYRQDSDFFYLTGFDEPEAVAVLAPHHAEHRFILFVRPKEREKEVWTGYRCGVEGAKEIYGADEAYPITELDEKLPQYLEKADKIYYRLGRDRNFNEKVLHHWQRLMATYPKRGTGPIAIEDAGVILHSMRLVKSQAELELMRQAAAISVEAHNYAQEIASPGRYEYEIQAEMERIFRLRGGTGVAYPSIVASGENACILHYIENTRQMQDGDLLLIDAACAYGYYNSDITRTFPVNGKFTGEQKALYDIVLEAQKQAIAQVQPGNPYSAFHDTAVRVLTEGLVELGILQGQIDDLIKEEKYKPFYMHRTGHWLGLDVHDVGVYQHGDSPQILQPGQVLTVEPGLYIVPQTQPAEGQPAIDPRWEGIGIRIEDDVLVTETGHEILTAGVPK